The DNA sequence ACCGCCTTCCACAGCGCTTCGCCGTGTTCCTCGACGTGGTCCGTGAAGCGCAGCGGTCCCGCCGCCGGCAGCACTTCCCGCAGCACCGCCTTGCGATCCACCAGCGGCAGGGCACGCAGGTCGTAGCCCTCGAAGGCCAGCAGGTCGAAGACATAGAGGAAAGTCGGGTTGTGGATGGCGGCGCGCTCGACGTCGCTGCGGCGCGACAGCTGGCCGCGCTGCTGCAGGCGCTGGAAGCTCGGCCGCGCCTCGTCGTCGAGGACTACCACCTCGCCATCGAGGATGAGGGAACGATAGGGCAGGGAGGCCAGCGCCCGGGTGAGCTCGGGATAGGTGCGGGTGGCGTCGCGGCGACTGCGATAGCGCAGCCTGGGATGATCTCCGTGGCGGCCCTCGGCGAGCACGCGATAGCCGTCGTACTTGAGCTCGAAGAGCCATCCTGGGGCCGAGAAGGGCTCGCGATGGGGCTCCGCCAGCATCGGCGAAACGTCGTCAAGGGTGAGCTCCGCCGGGCGGGCGCCGAGGTCCTCGAGGCGCTGGCGGATGCGCTCGGCGCGATCGCTACCGTCGCGCAGCTCCTCGACCGTCAGCCCCGAGAGCACCGACTCCTGGGCCATTTCCTCGGCGCCTTCGCCGGTCGCCCAGGAGTCCGGCTTCTTGATCAACAGCCATTCCTTGGGCGAGCGACTGGTCTTGACCAGGGTCCACAGGCCACGCAGCTTGTAGCCGCGCAGCTCGAAGAGCAGCTTGCCCTCGGTGAGGCCCTCGGCGGGATCGAGGTGATGAATGGTCAGGCCGCGGTCCCACACGATCATGGCGCCGGCGCCGTAGTTGTCCTTCGGGATGACGCCCTCGAAGTCGCCGTACTCGATCGGGTGATCCTCGGTGGCGATGGCGAGGCGTTTCTCGTCTGTCGACAGCGACGGCCCTTTGGGTACCGCCCAGGAGGCCAGCACACCGTCGATCTCGATGCGCAGGTCGTAGTGGCGGTTGCTGGCGGCGTGTTGCTGCACCACGAAGAGGCCCGGGCGGACGGCGTCGGTCGCGCCGAAGGGCTCCGGAGTGCCCCCGGCGGAGCGCTTGGCGCGGTAGGCGTCGAGGGGCTTGTGAGGGTGCGGCATGGGTTGGCGCCGATCGTACCTCAGGGCGGATGTCCTTCTCGCGACCCGAGATTGCAGAAATCCTCAAAGATTTATAGTTGAATTACAATGAAAAAATAAATCTGCAACTCGACTCGGTAGAGGTCGAGGAATCCACCGGGAGAGCCCGGAGCCCGATCCGGACCTCCCACAGCCAAGGAGGTTGTCATGAAGAAATTCGCCCTTGCCGCTGGTCTGATGGTGATCCTGTTCTCCTGGACCGGTCTGCCGGAGGCTCCGGTGCCGGTTGTCGACTCGGCGCCGGCCGCGCTCCTGCCGGTGACGGATGCACCGATCAGCACGGCCGCGTTCCCGCCCATCCTGCCGCTTCCGGAATGCGGCGAGCGCTGTTTCAATCCGGGCCAGCAGCGCGGCTGTGTCGACCGTCGCTTCGGCACGCCGCGGCGGGTGCCCTGTCAGTGTAGCGGCGGCTACTGGCAGTGCTTCTAAGCTTCCGCTGAGCCTTCTGCTGCCTGCGGTGCCGTGCGGGTCCGATCCCCGGGGCGGCGTTGGGCAGCGGCTCATCGATTGCGGATGAATGAGTTCATTATTTTGCATTTCTTCATTAGGCATTGAGACTGTTTCGCCACAACCTGCGCCTTTTGGGTCAACAGGCCTTCGTTGCACAACCCATCCGGTGGAGCGCGAGCTCCCCCTCGGTCGGAGGCAGTCATGACCCATCCAATTGCAGGCAGTGCTTTTGATACCGCAGGCTCCAGCAGCCTTCCCATCACTCAGCTCTTGGACAGTGCCCGGCGCGGTGGTCCGCAAGCCACCAGCAGTCTTCTGAGGGCGGTTTACCGCGAGTTGCGCCGGACCGCCCAATCGATCGTCGGTCACGAGTCCAAAGATTGCACCCTGGCGGCGACGGAAGTCGTCCATGAGGCTTACCTCCGCTTGTTCAAAGGCGAGGACGTGCCGTGGGAGAACCGGCGGCACTTCTTCGGTTCGGCGGCGGTGGCCATGCGTCGGGTGCTGATCGATCACGCGCGGGCGCGCCGGTCGGGCCGGCGCATTCCGCGCGAGGCGATGGTCGAGCTCGACGCCGGCTCACTCTGCGAGTTGCCCAATCTCGACATTCTCGCCCTCGACGCGGCCCTGACCAAGTTGCGAACGGTCAGTCCGCGACAGGCCGAGATCGTCGAGCTGCGATTTTTCTCCGGCCTCACCGAGAGCGAGATCGCCAAGCTCCTGGGCCTCTCCCGGCCGACCGTCAGCCGCGACTGGAAGGTGGCCCGATTGCGCCTTTTGCGTGACATCGAAACGTAGCCCACCGTCCTCGTTTTTTCATCTCGGCCCGCCTCCCGGCGGGCCTTTTTTGTTGCCGCCGGTCGGCCTCGACGGGTGCCTTGCGGAGTCGCTGCAGCGGGTGAAGGAGCGCCAAATTGCAATTGGTTGATACACGATGCGGTCGGCGCACGCATGGAGAGCAGTTTCGACTCGAAGCCGTCCGAAAGGGCGGTGGAACTGACTTCGAAAGGACTGCCGAACCATGCAGATCGCCGGCCTCGCCGAGCTCTCCACAGCAACTCAGGGAGGGGATCCGGAGATTCGGATCGCCATCCTCGACGGTCCCGTCAACCGGCATCATCGAAGTCTTGTCGAGGCTTCCCTGGAGTATGCCGAGACCGTGACCGAGGACCTCGAAGGGCACTTGGCCGAGCACGGCACCCATGTCACCAGCTTGCTCTTCGGGCAAGGTGATCCCCGCGGCCTGGCGCCTGCTTGCTCCGGCCTCGTGTTGCCGATCTACCCGGTCGACGGTGGGCAGCTCCGTGCTTGTTCTCAGGCCGACCTGGCGGCGGCCCTCGACCGCGCTCGTGAGCATCGAGTCGACGTCATCAACATCAGTGGTGGCGAGCTGCGACCGTCCGTCGACGACAGCCACCCGCTGCTGAAGGCGGCGGTGGAGCGCTGTGTCGATGCCGGAATTCTGGTCGTGGCGGCGGCCGGCAACGATGGCTGCGACTGCCAACTCACTCCGGCGGCCTTGCCGGGGGTGCTCGCCGTCGGTGCCGAAGGTGACGACGGCCAACCGCTCGCCTTCAGCAACTGGGGAGACGCCTACCGCGAGCAGGGCCTGTTGGCCCCCGGAGCCAACCTCTCCGGCGCGGCTCCCCAGGGCGGCGAGATCGAACGCAGCGGAACCAGCTTCGCCACCGCCGTGGTCTCCGGAGTGGCCGCCCTGTTGATGAGCTACGAGCACCAGCACGGTCGCCGCCTCGACGGCACCGCGGTGCGAACCCTGCTCCTCGACACGGCTCGACCTTGTCCCGTCGAAGGCGATGCCTGTCGCCGCTTCTTGGCCGGCAGCATCGACGCCGCCGCCGCTTTCGAACGCCTCGCTTCCTCCCGTTTCTCAAAGGCCGCTGCGGCGAGCTCCGCCGTCGGCCGATCCGATCAACCCACGAACCATCCACTCCCCATGGAGAACCTCATGAATCCAACCGAAGAGACTCGCAGCAGCTCTGCCCTCCCCGAGGGCGCCGAATCGCGGCAAGACGAAAGCTTGCCGACGGTGGGGCCGGCGATCGACGTCGCTGGCCCCACGATGCCGACCGTCGCCCCACCGTCGGCCCCTGCGGCCATCGCGCCGGCGGCGGCGGAAGAGGTCGTTCCCGCCGGCTGTGGCGATCACGGCCTGGCCTATGTCGTCGGCCAGCTCGACATCGAGTTCGTCAGCGACGCCCGCCGTGATTCCATCCAGCAGAGCATGGGCGGCGCTCCGCCGACCGATACCCATGCCTTGCTCGATCATCTCGACAAGACCCCCTGGGAGGCCGACTCGGTGCTCTGGCTGCTCAGCATCGAAGGTACCCCGATGTACGCGCTGCGTCCCGGCGGTCCCTACGCGGCGACCCTCTTCGATCGCTTGCGCGATGCCCTGCGCCAGCAGATCGACCATGACGTCGAGCGGGTGGCGATCGCGGGCGCCCTGGGAGCTCCGATGCAACTGCAGGACGGACGCTCCTGGCCGGTGTTGGCACCGGATCCGCGGGGCATCTTCGCCTGGTCCACGGACGCTCTCATCGCCGCCGTCGCCGGCAAGCCGCCGAAGGACAAGGAGGCGGCCGCAGAGCACGAGAAGGCGGTTGCCGGAGTGCACAACTTCCTCGAGCGTGTCTACTACGAGTTTCGCAATCTCGGAGTGACCTCCCATGATCGGGCCCTGAACTTCTCCGCCACCAATGCGTTCCAGGCGTTCCACGTTCTGCAGGACGCCGCCCAGGCCGGCCTCGAGCTCGACACCATCGAGGCCGAGCAAAGCCCTATCGGTCGCCCCGGTTCCGATACCTGGGACGTCAAGATGGTGTTCTTCGATCCGCGCCATCGCATGGAGACGGCGCGGCGCGTCTTCCGCTTCACCATCGACGTCAGTGACGTCATTCCGGTGACCATCGGACCGGTTCGCTCCTGGTCGATCTACTAGGAAGGCGGGGTCGATCATGCTGCAACCCGGCGACTGCGCTCCGGTTTTTTCCGCCCGTGATCACAACGGGCGGTGGGTGCGGCTGGAGGAGTACCGCGGACGGCGAGTCGTGCTGTGGTTCTACCCCCAGGCCGAGACCCCCGGTTGAATCCGCCAAGGCACCGGATTCCGTGACCGAATCCGCGACTTTCAGCGCCATCGAATCGCTGTCATTGGAGTGAGCACCGACCGGCCCTCGGTCAACGCGGTGTTCGCCGCCAAGTACGGCTTCTCGTTCCCTCTGGTGGGCGATCCGATGCGCTCGATATGTGTTGCCTACGGAGCTTGTGAGGCCGTCGGGTCCAAGCCGGGTCGTCGCATCACCTTTTTGATCGAGTCCGCCGGGCGGGTCGAGTCGGTGATTCCGGAACCGGCGATCGAGATCGAGCGCCATGCCCAGCAGGTTCTCGACCTGGTGCTCCGAGTCCGCCGCGACCCACCGCCGGCGAGCGATAGCCCGTCCGTCACATGCCCTTCGACTCCGGGCATCTCGGCCTCCAGCTCCGCTGGGTCGAGTCGCCATGGAGCGAGAAGACCCATCTCGTTTCGGGGGCCCTAGGCCTGCGAGGCCGGGTTCCCGGTCGCGAGTTCTACCCCCCGCCGGGCGGACCGAAACGACCGTTCGGCGGGGCTCGATTCTCTCGTTTCGCAAATAGAAAGGAGAAGGACAAGTGCTCCTACCTCAACAGAACCCTCCCGTAGCTCGCCGCCGCCCTGGGGGCGGGTCGGCTGCGGGAATTCGTCCCCAAGCCAACGACTGTTTCTGCGGCGGCAACAGCTTCAAGGGTTGCGTCGTCAACCGCAACAACTGTCTGCCGGGGTTCTACGCCGATTGCTCGGCGCATCCCTACCGCTGCGGTTGTCAGTGCAACCCGCTCTGAGGCCGTAACCATGATGAACCGGATCCCCTCGCGCAAGCTTGGTCAGGAGGCGGGTGACGCCCTCGGTGATCGCGATCCTCGGACCGCCCTGCCGGGGGGGTCCGGCCCTTCGCCTCGGCACCTCGCGATCATTCCCGACGGCAATCGCCGCTGGGCCCAGCGGCGCGGTCTGACCGCCCCCTGCGGCCATGCCCAGGGCTTCCTGGTGACCACGCCGCCGTTGCTCGAAGCCATCTGGCAGCACGGCGTGCGCCACACCACCCTGTGGATGTTCTCCACCGACAACTGGCAGCGTCCCAAGGAGGAGCTCGATCCCCTGATGGTGATCTACGAGCGCTTCCTCGAGCTGCTGGTGCCGCTAACCCGGCGTCACGACATTCGGGTCTGCCATCGCGGCCGGTCCGATCGGTTGCCGATGGCCCTCGGTCGTCGTCTGGCGATGACCCTCGCCGCCTGCTCATCGGGTCGCCGGGGCACCCTCCAGCTCGCCCTCGACTACGGCGGGCGCGATGAGTTGGTGCGCACCGTGCGGTCGCTGGTGGCGGCGGGCGTTGCGGCCGACGACATCGACGAGACCCGACTCGCCGCCGAGCTCGATAACCGCTCCTCCTACGGGCGGCCCGAGATGGAGCCCGGCGATCCCGACCTGATTCTGCGCACCTCCGGCGAGCAGCGCCTTTCCGGCTTCATGCCCTGGCAGAGCTGCCACAGCGAGCTGTTCTTCCCATCCACCCTCTACCCGGATCTGAGCGATGTCGAGCTACGACGAATCCTCGCCGCCTACGGCGAACGCCAGCGCCGCTACGGCCGCTGATCTCGCGGCGCCGGATGAGACCGGCGCCGATCTGGCGGCCCTCTACCGGCGACCCTTCGAGCTGCTGTCTTCGCCGTGTCTGGTGGTGCCGAGCACCAAGCTCTGCCCGGGACGGCTGGAGCGCAATCGCTATTACCTCGACCTCTCGGATCGCGGCGCTGCGGAAGCGCGCGGCGACCTCGAAGGGCTGGTCGCCCGTCTCGCCATGCCGGCTGCGGCCCAGCGCGAGCTCGAGCAGCAGCTCGACCGCTTCGCCAAGGTGCGCTTTCTCGCCGTCGGCCCGAGCCACGGTCAGATGACCTATCGCATCTACCTCGGCTTCGTCGGCAACGAGGCGGAGAACTCTTCGACGGCAGTCTCGATCGACTGGGTACCGACCAGCGGCAAGTTCCTGGTCAAAACCTACGACGAACCGAGCACGGTGAAGCGGCCGGAGCAGCTCGAGATCCTGCGCCAGTGCTTGATGGTCGGCGATGACCCGGACCTCGGGGCCCGAGTCTTGGAGTCGATGACCGCGATCACCGGTGCGGCGAAGTGCGAGTTTCAGCTCAGCCGGGCGCGCGAGAACGAGGGTCGGCGGCGATCGGTGGCGTTCCACTACGGCGCCTGTCCGGAAATTCGCAATCGCGATATCCGAGAATCCCTCGATTCCTTGGCCGAGGCCTTCGAGCTGCCGGCGGCCGAGCTCGCCGACTGGTTGAACCAAACGGATGAGCTGCGGTTGACGGACGTGGCCGCCGGAACCGCTTGGGACGGCAGTCCTTTCGTCACGGTTTACCACGGTTTCCTGGATGCCCCGCCGCCTTACCTGGCTCCCGGCTCGACGGCTGCGGATCGTCTTCGGCCGGTGCCGTTTCGCGGTGGAGTGGCCGAGTCGGCGCTGCGCTCGGAAGTGGAGCCGGCCGAGGATCGCGGCTCGACCACGACCTCCCATGGGACCACCGAGGCGAGGACTCCGGATCTCGCCGCGGAGCGTCCGGTGCCGCATCTCGCTTTGCCCATCGGGCGTCTCGGGGTCGCCTTCGAGTCGCCGGCGCGGCGGGATTCGGTGGCTGCCGCCTGCGGTGGCGATCCCGAGGATCCGGCCGTCCTGTTGTCCTATCTCGAGCGCGTCCCGGAAGCGGCCGGGGCGGTGACCTTCACCCTCGACCAGGACTCGGTGCCGGTTTATGGCTTGCAGCCGGTCGGGCCCTGGGCGCGGCAGACCCTGAGCGATCTGGTGCAGCGCTGGCAGCAACAGCTCGGCGACTCCGGGGCCGAGCTCGCCGTGCCCGGTCATCTGCAGGCGCCTCGGCCGGTGGTGCGCGGAGCTTGGCACGGCACGCTGCCGATCCTGATCCCGGATCGGCGCGGATTGACCGTCCTCGGATCGTCCTCCGATGATCCCGACCCGGGGCGCCGGCAGGCTTTCGAGGCCCTCGCCCGCGAGCGCCGCGATGGCGGCGCCAGCGACCGCGCGCGGGCCCTCAATGCGGCCACCGTTTTCGTCGCCCGGGCCCCGGCCTCGGGGGCTCCGGAGCCGATGGCGCGGCTGATCGCCGACCGCTTCGTGATCGCTTCGGTGACGGCGGCGAAGAGCGCCATCGATCCGAGTCTTTGGGAGGTCGACTTCACCTCCTTCGATCCCCGACATCGCAGCACGATCGCGCGCCGCGTTGGGCGCCTGACGATCGATCTCGGCGATGTCGTTCCGGTGGCTCGAGGACCGCTTCGCATCTGGTCCGTCTACTGAGCCTATTCATTCTCCAGCACTTAATGTCAGGGAGCTGTCATGCCTATTCCACGCTTTGGTATCCGAAAAGTCGTTGCCGGGCCGGCCGCGATGTTGGCCGCCTTCCTCTTCCTTTGGGCTTGCACCACCTCCGGTCCTGGAGGCCAGGATGATGATCCTCGCGCGGGCGCATCCCTGACCCAGGGAAGCCTGGAAGCCGAGTTCAGCGTTGATCAGCGCGGTGCCGCGGTCTACCAGATTCCCATCCCGCTGCCGCCGGGGACCGCCGAGCTCGGACCCGAGCTCTCCCTCTCCTACTCGAGTGCGAGCGGCAACGGCATGTTGGGGATGGGCTTCGATCTCTCGGGCCTGCAGGCGATCGATCGCACCAGTGCCAATCTCCGCCAAGACGGCTTCAAGGGCGGGATTTCCTACGATGGCGATGATCGCTTCGAGATGAACGGCGAGCGCCTGTTGGCGATCGCCTCCGCGGGCACGACCACCGAGATGCGCACCGAGCGCGAGAGCTGGTCGAAGGTGGTCGCCAACGCTCGCAACGAGAGCAACGGCACCTGTGGCAGCGGTCCCTGCTGGTTTTCGATCATCGCCAAGGACGGCACGCGCTCGACCTACGGCGTCAACGACGACAGCCGGGTCGAGGCCGCGGGCGGCGATGGCGACGTGCGGGTGTGGGCCCTCGACGAGGTGACCGATCTCAACGGCAACGTCATGCGGGTGAGCTACACCGACGATCCCCTCGGCCGGGGCAGTGACGACGGACAGTACTATCCGGCCTCGATCGCCTACACCTCGCACCGCGACGGCGCCGCGGCGCAGCGCTTCGTGACCTTCCATTACGAAGAGCGGCCCGACGTCATTCGCCAGTACATCGGCGGCTATCCGGTGGTCACCCGGGCGCGTTTGAAGAGCATCACGGCGGAGGTCGCGGGCCAGGCCGCGCCGTCCCTCCATCTCGACTACGAGGCCGCTCCTGGCACCGGTCGTAGCCGGTTGGTGAGCGTCCAGGCGTGCGGCGGCGAGGGCGAGGTCTGTTTGCCGCCGACGGAGTTCGACTGGCAGGACCAGAGTCAGACCTTCGAGAACGACGGCTCCTGGCTGAGCACCGAGTTCGTCACCGGCTGGGACATCGAGACCAATCCACGCTATCTCTCGGACGTCAACGGCGACGGCCGTCTCGATATCGTCGGCTTTCGCTTCGATACGCGGGTCGCCCTGGCGGAGGAAAACCTACGCTTCGCTCCGGCGTCGACCTGGAACGACGACTTCGGAACCGGCTGGACCGCAGAGATGCCGCGCGAGGTGGCGGACGTCAATGGTGATGGCCGTGGCGACGTGGTGGGCTTCGGACTGGCCGGCGTGCAGGTGGCGCCTTCCAATGGCTCGCGCTTCGACCCCAGCCTGTGGTCGAGCCAGGCCTATCCTCACTTCGGTCGCGATCCCTCTGCCGGAGCCTGGATCGCCGATCGCAATCCGCGCATGCTCAACGACGTCAACGGCGATGGTCTGGCGGATATCGTCGGATTCCACGATCGCACCATGGTCGCTCTGTCCACCGGCACCTCCTTCGAGACGCCGCGGGTTTGGAACGAGTCCGATTTCACCGGTGCTTCCTGGTGGGTCGGCCGGCAGCAGTTGCGCTATCTCGCGGACGTCAATGGGGACGGCTTGGCGGACATCGTGGGCTTTGGCGAGGACGGCATCAAGGTGGGCATCTGTCAGGGCAACGCCGAGGGCGGTTTCTCCCTTCAGCCGTGGAGCCAGAACCAGACCGGCTACCCTCACTTCAGCCTCGGCCAAGGCTGGTCGGCGGGTCAGCATCCGCGCTACATGGCCGATGTCAACGGTGACGGTCTTTCCGACATCGTCGGTTTCCGCAACGGCGTGCAGGTGGCCTTTTCCACCGGCGACGGGTTTCTCGACCCGGTGACCTGGAACAGCGATTTCAGCGCCGAGAGCACCGTTCCCTGGTCGAGGGACGACCCCCGCCTGGTGCTCGACATCAACGGCGACGGTCTCGATGACGTGGTGGGATTCAGTCGTACCGGGGCCAAGGTCGCGGTGTCGTCCGGCGAGGCCTTTCTCCAGACCGGCTGGGACCAGGAGTCCTTGCCGACCTTCACCGGCGGACAGCCGTCGCGGCTGCTCACGGCTGGCGATGTCAACGGTGACGGCATGGTCGACGTGATCGGCTTCGGGGCCGAGCTCACGGCCCGTTCGGAGATCACCGTCGGCTTGGTGGATGGACTGTTCCCGGACCTGGTCACCACCATCACCAACGGTTTGGGCGGGCGCTACGAGATCGAGTACGCACCGCTCACCAGCAGCGAGGTCTACACCCGCTCGAGCGACGGCACGACGTCGGCCATCGAAGGGCTGCGAGAGGCGGCCGTCGATGACGACCCCAACGGCCTCGGTCACTTCACCACGCCGGTGCCATACCGCTACGACGACATCTCGGCCAATTTCCCGATTCAAGAGGTGGTCGGCGGCCACGTCTACGTGGTCGCCAACACTCGCGAGACCACCGATCCTGCACGCCAGGCGGCGCGCTACGACTATCAGGACAGCTACCACTACACCGAGGCCAAGCTCGATCTCCTGTCGCAACGCTGGCTGGGCTTCAAGACCCACCTGCGGCGCGAAGAGAGCCTGGGGCGCGAGAACCTCCAGGTCTTTCATCAGGACTATCCGCTCAACGGCCGGGTGGCTCACACCGAGATTCGCTGCAGCGAGAGCTCGCCGGATCCGCGCTGCCAGCCCGGGGCGTTGATGACCGTCGACGCCTTCGAATGGCAGAGCCGGGTCACCGCCACCGGGAGCGGCTCGG is a window from the Acidobacteriota bacterium genome containing:
- the uppS gene encoding polyprenyl diphosphate synthase, yielding MMNRIPSRKLGQEAGDALGDRDPRTALPGGSGPSPRHLAIIPDGNRRWAQRRGLTAPCGHAQGFLVTTPPLLEAIWQHGVRHTTLWMFSTDNWQRPKEELDPLMVIYERFLELLVPLTRRHDIRVCHRGRSDRLPMALGRRLAMTLAACSSGRRGTLQLALDYGGRDELVRTVRSLVAAGVAADDIDETRLAAELDNRSSYGRPEMEPGDPDLILRTSGEQRLSGFMPWQSCHSELFFPSTLYPDLSDVELRRILAAYGERQRRYGR
- a CDS encoding PatA/PatG family cyanobactin maturation protease, which translates into the protein MQIAGLAELSTATQGGDPEIRIAILDGPVNRHHRSLVEASLEYAETVTEDLEGHLAEHGTHVTSLLFGQGDPRGLAPACSGLVLPIYPVDGGQLRACSQADLAAALDRAREHRVDVINISGGELRPSVDDSHPLLKAAVERCVDAGILVVAAAGNDGCDCQLTPAALPGVLAVGAEGDDGQPLAFSNWGDAYREQGLLAPGANLSGAAPQGGEIERSGTSFATAVVSGVAALLMSYEHQHGRRLDGTAVRTLLLDTARPCPVEGDACRRFLAGSIDAAAAFERLASSRFSKAAAASSAVGRSDQPTNHPLPMENLMNPTEETRSSSALPEGAESRQDESLPTVGPAIDVAGPTMPTVAPPSAPAAIAPAAAEEVVPAGCGDHGLAYVVGQLDIEFVSDARRDSIQQSMGGAPPTDTHALLDHLDKTPWEADSVLWLLSIEGTPMYALRPGGPYAATLFDRLRDALRQQIDHDVERVAIAGALGAPMQLQDGRSWPVLAPDPRGIFAWSTDALIAAVAGKPPKDKEAAAEHEKAVAGVHNFLERVYYEFRNLGVTSHDRALNFSATNAFQAFHVLQDAAQAGLELDTIEAEQSPIGRPGSDTWDVKMVFFDPRHRMETARRVFRFTIDVSDVIPVTIGPVRSWSIY
- a CDS encoding ECF-type sigma factor, whose protein sequence is MTHPIAGSAFDTAGSSSLPITQLLDSARRGGPQATSSLLRAVYRELRRTAQSIVGHESKDCTLAATEVVHEAYLRLFKGEDVPWENRRHFFGSAAVAMRRVLIDHARARRSGRRIPREAMVELDAGSLCELPNLDILALDAALTKLRTVSPRQAEIVELRFFSGLTESEIAKLLGLSRPTVSRDWKVARLRLLRDIET
- a CDS encoding peroxiredoxin, which encodes MLQPGDCAPVFSARDHNGRWVRLEEYRGRRVVLWFYPQAETPGUIRQGTGFRDRIRDFQRHRIAVIGVSTDRPSVNAVFAAKYGFSFPLVGDPMRSICVAYGACEAVGSKPGRRITFLIESAGRVESVIPEPAIEIERHAQQVLDLVLRVRRDPPPASDSPSVTCPSTPGISASSSAGSSRHGARRPISFRGP